GGAGGGGCAAAAGGTCGAAGGAAAGAGAGTCTATTTGACCCGTGAATTTGTGGAGTCCAAACTCAAATCTGCACCAGCAGAGTTTACCCTTCATGCCCGCAACCCCGAAAACAATGTAGTGATCGGCGGCGATAATATTGTCTTTATGCCTGGTTATGGAGCCCCCTTCATTTACGAATTGGATGGCAGCCGGCGTAAAACCACCTTGCAGGATTACGAGAACTTCGCCAAACTAGCCGGAGCCAGCAAAAATATGCATCTTTCCGGCGGCACCATGGCAGAACCTCAGGACATTCCTGATGGCGTTCGTCATTTACAGATGCTTTACAGTTCGATTAAAAACTCGGATAAGTGCTTTATGGGAAGTGCCGAAGGAAAAGAAAGGGCGGAAGATTCCGTTGAAATAGCTGCTATCCTCTTCGGCGGCAAAGATGTGATTAAAGAAAAACCGGTCTTGGTTTCCTTGATTAACTCCTTAACACCTCTGAAATATGACGAAAGAATGCTGGGAGCCTTGATGGCTTATGCGGAAGCAGGTCAGGCTGTGATCATAGCTTCTCTGGTTATGGCCGGATCTACCGGGCCTGCAGCTTTGGCAGGCACCTTGTCCTTGCAGAATGCCGAGGTTTTAGCCGGAATCTCTTTAGCACAAAGCATTAACCCGGGAACCCCTGTTATTTATGGTTCTACTTCCGCTTTAAGCGATATGCGCAGCGGCAGTCTTGCCATCGGCAGTCCCGAATGCGCTCTCTTTATCTCAGCAAGTGCTCAGTTGGCCCGTTTTTATGGAGTACCCAGCCGTTCCGGCGGCGGGCTGAACGACTCTAAGACCGTGGATGCCCAAGCCGGTTACGAGTCCATGATGACGCTGATGGCAGCTAATCTGACCGGTGTTAACTTTGTTCTCCATACAGCAGGAATTCTCCAATATTTCATGGCGATGTCTTATGAGAAATTCATCATGGATGATGAAATTGCCGGTATGCTTCTCCACTATATGAAGGGCTATACCTTTGACGAAGACGGCATGGCTTTTGACGTGATAGAGAAAGTAGGGCCCGGGGGGCATTTCCTGACCCAGAAGCATACGCGCAAAAACCATAAGCGGGAGTTCTATACCCCCACCCTCAGTGATCGAAGCGCCTATGATACCTGGGCAAAAGACAAGTTGGAAGCGAAGCAGCGCGCTCATACCCGCTGGCAGCAGATTCTGGCCGATTATGTGCCTCCTGCCTTGGATCCAGAGGTAGATGCAAAACTTCAGGCCTTCATTGCCCAGCGGGGTAAGGAAGTTGGAGAAGAATAACAAGTACGTAATAATGAAAAATGACAGGAGGAATTATCGTGAGTTTATTGGATGAACTGAGACAAGCGATTATTGACGGAGATGAAGATATCGTAGCAGAACTTTCCCAAAAGGCTGTCGATGAAGATCTTGATTTGGTGGATACAGTTCAGTCGGGTCTGGTCAAGGGAATTGAGGTTGTGGGCACAGCATGGAAAGAAGGGGAGATGTTCTTACCGGATGTCATGATGTCGGCTGAAGCGATGAAAGTTGGTTTAGCTATCCTGGAGCCGGAAATTGCTAAGAAAGGAATGAGTGAAGGGGAATCCAAGGGTAAAATCGTCCTGGGCACTGTGGAAGGAGATATCCACGATATCGGTAAAAATATAACGGGCGCTATGTTTACAGCGGCAGGATATAAAGTAATTGACCTTGGTACAGACATCAAAGCGGAAGGCTTTGTGGCTAAGGCTCAGGAAGTAGGAGCAGATATCATCGGAGCCAGCGCCTTGCTGACCACTACCATGATCAAGCAAAAAGAACTGATCGAATATCTGAAAGAGAAGAATTTAAGAGACAGCTATAAAGTGTTGGTAGGCGGCGGCCCCACCAGCCAGGTATGGGCTGATGAGATCGGTGCGGATGGATGGGCGGAAACTGCGGACGATGCTGTTGAGCTTGCCAATAAGATTTTAGCCAAATAGAGAGGGCATGGGTCAATACTCGTTGCTTCGCTATCCGTTAGGACAATGTAATCAGCGGCGTTGGTTACACCTCTGCCGCTGATTTCTCTCAATAGCAAATTTTCGGATTATTGAAAAATTTGGAGAGGTGAGTGAATATGGGAGTTGAGAAGAAGCAAAACACCGTATTGTATATTTCTTCAGCCATTGCCCTGTTGTTTGTTCTGTGGGGAGTATTTTTACCTGAAAACATGGCCAATGTAGTCAATAAAGTATTTGCCTTATTAACCACGAATTTCGGCTGGCTTTACCTTTTAGCTGTTGCAATTTTTATTATCTTTGTTTTTGGTATAGCTATCAGCCGTTACGGGAAAATCAAGCTGGGTGCTGATGATGACAAACCGGAATTCAGCAATTTCCAATGGTTTGCCATGCTCTTTGGCGGGGGTATGGGCATTGGTTTGGTCTTTTGGTCTGTTGCGGAACCCATTATGCATTTTAACAGTCCGCCTTTCGGAGAGCCTGGAACCGTGGAAGCTATGCAAACTTCCATGCGGGTCGTTTTCTTTCACTGGGGCATTCATGCCTGGGTTAATTTTGCCATCGCCGGTTTGGCTCTGGCCTACTTCCAATTCCGCAAAGGGCTGCCCTTCCTGATTAGCTCGGCTTTCTATCCGCTCATTGGCGATCGGATTTATGGACCGATTGGTAAAGCTATCGATATTCTGGCAGTATTCGCTACTATTTTTGGTATTGCCACCAGTTTGGGCTTGGGTTCCAGCCAGATAGCCACAGGAATACAGTACATCTGGGGAATTCCGGCAAGCCCTCTGACCATTTCCCTTGTCATTGCCGTGATTACAGTTGTTTTTACTTTGGCCACAGTTTCCGGCCTGCATAAAGCGATGCAGTCCATAGCTAATGTAAAAGTTTGGTTATCTGTCGCTTTTATGGTGTTTATCTTCTACTTTGGCGGTAAAGTCTTTATCCTCAATACCTTTACCCAAGGTTTGGGGGATTACTTGCAGAACTTTATCGGTCAAACCTTCTGGATGGGCAATATGGATTGGCTGGGCGGCTGGACAATCTTCTACTGGGCTTGGTGGATCGCCTGGGCTCCGTTTGTCGGTCAGTTTGTAGCACGGGTATCGAAAGGGCGGACTATTCGGGAGTTTGTCTTTGCCGTAACCTTGCTGCCGGTTGGGTTTTCCCTGATTTGGCTGGGTATCTACGGCGGTGCAGCCTTTAATCTGGACCAGATTTCCGGAGGATTAATTCAAGCCGCTGTAAACTCCGACTACACTACTGCGTTGTTTGCCTTGCTGCAACAGATGCCTCTCTATGCCATAACCGGACCTTTAGCCATCCTGTTGATCATGACTTGCTTTGTGGGCGCAGCCGACTCAGCTACCTACGTTCTGGCCATGCTGACCTCCAATGGGGACATGGACCCCAGTAAGAAACTGCGCAGTTTTTGGGGAATTGTTCAAGGTGCTATGACGATTGTGCTCATTCTTGTGGGTGGTACGGCGGCCTTAAAAGCGCTTCAGACCGCTTCGATTGCCTCGGCCTTTCCTTTTATGCTCATCATGCTGGTTATGTGTTATAGTATTCTTAAAGCTCTCAGGAGCGATCATCCTTAGTGCTCCAAAGTAATAGAGCTTAAACCACAGGTAAAACACTCAGATTTTGTATCTGGGTGTTTTACCTCATCAGGAGAATTACTATGAAAATTAAACTGATCGGTTGCCATTCCACCATGAATGAGATCAAAGCCCTAAAGAACGATGAGTTGATGGCGTGCGAATTTCTTGACTTTAATTATCATGCCCAACCGGCGGAACTCCATAAAAAAATCCAGGAGCTCATTGATGCCAGCCAGGATTATGATCTTATTGTCCTGACTTATGGCCGTTGCTCCAATACCTTGGTGGACTTAGTTTCGCCAGCCGTTCCGATGCTGATACCGGCTACTCATGATTGCATCGGTCTTTTGATGGGTTCCAATGTTCGTTATCTGGAGCTTTTCGGCAAGAACACCAGAACCTATTTCTTCAGCCAGGGATGGCTGGACTATGGCCGTACTCCCTATGACGAGTACCTGGAATATGTGGAAAAGTATGGCGAGAAAAAGGCCGGGAAGATCATCCAAGCTCTTTACGGACACTACAACAAAGCCATGCTGATTAAATCGGTGGGTATGGAAATGCCGGAGTCCTATTACAGAAAGCTGCAAAAAATAGCTGATTTTTTCGGCTGGGAGATCGAAGAGATGGAAGGCGATGCCGGCCTGCTCAACGCCTTGGTTCGGGGTGAGAAGCTTGAGGACATTGTGTTCATTGAGCCAGGTCAGCCTGTGACTCTGAAGCATTTTGCCGAAAGTGATCCAACGTAAACACAAGCAGGGGAGGGAGAACGGTGATCATCAGAATAAAGCATTACGGAGAGGTAAAGATAGGGGACAGTAAGAATTTATTGCTTAATTTATTTGAAAACCGCATCGGGATCGATAATATTTGCAATGGCAAAGGAATCTGCGGCAAGTGCAAGGTCCGCTTTATTCAAGGGGTGCCTGCAGTAACTTCTGCCGATTTAAGATATTTATCCGCCGAGGAGCTTGAGGAGGGCATCCGCCTTGCTTGCCAGGTCAAGCCTCAAAAAGGTATGGAAATCGATGTAAATCTGTCCAATTCATTTGATCGCAAGAACACAGTGCTGCGCAGGGATGCCCAAATTACTTTGGATTCCGGATTGAGCGGGATTTCTCTGACGATAGCGCAGCCGAGTCTGGAGGATGAACGTGGGGATTGGGATAGGATTGTTGATGAATATAGAAAGGTGATGCCGGAGCAGGGGTTAATTCTTCCCTCTCTGGGAGTTCTGGAGAGACTTTCCGGGACTCTGCGCAAACAAGACTATCAGGTAACTGTGGTCACTTGGCAGAATAGGGTGATTGATGTTCAATCGGGACATGGGACAGCTCTGCATGGGCTGGCTATCGACATCGGTACCACCAGTGTCGCCGTGGCCCTGATCGACTTGAAGACAGGGGAAGTTCTGGGAAGTGTCTCTGCTGAAAATGGACAGACAGCCTTTGGTGGCGATGTCATTTCCAGGATAGCCTATGCCGGGGAGGGGGTGGAGAACCGCCTTCAGCTCACCGAAGCAGTCCGCAGCACTATCAACACCCTGATCGATGAGCTGGTGCGTCAGCATAAGATTGACCGTAACTCCATCTATAAAATGACGATTGTTGCCAACACAACCATGAGTCATCTCTTTTTGGGGCTGGATGTATCCAATCTTGCTGTGTCACCTTATGTTTCTGTCTATAATCAGGCTCTCGAGTTTTCCGCCAAGGAGTTGGGTCTGGGGAGCAATCCGGAAGCTGTCGTTCAGATATTGCCTAACATTGGGAGCTTTGTGGGTGGGGATACGGTGGGAGCCCTCATGGGTGCGCCTGAGGTGCTGGCTCAGGGAAATCATCTTTTGCTCGACCTGGGCACCAATTGCGAATTGGTTCTAAAAACCGAAAAAATGATGCTGGCTTGCTCTACCGCGGCAGGTCCAGCTTTTGAAGGAGCAGGCATTTTCCATGGCATGAGGGCAAAGCCCGGTGCTATTGAAGGGATACGAATCCACGAAGAGGGTGTGGAGCTCCGGGTCATCGGGGATGAGGAGGCCCTCGGAATTTGTGGTTCAGGCTTGATCGATGGTATCGCCCAAATGCGCCAAGCCGGTATCATTAATCGAAAAGGGGCTTTCGTTGATCCTGACCATAAGGATGGCAGCTTAGCGGATGAGTTAAAGTCGCGAATCCGCAAGAAAGAGGATTATTGGGAATTTGTGTTTGCTTTTGGCCGGCAACATAAAAAAGATATCTCTTTAGGTCAAAGAGATATCGAAGCCTTACAACTGGCTAAAGGTGCAGTATGTGCCGGGATTAAAACGTTGGTCAGCCTGGCCGGCATTTCGCTCCAGGATTTGGATTCCATCGTCATGGCGGGAACCTTCGCCACCTATCTTAAGAAAGAGTCCATCCTCAGCATTGGGCTGACTCCCCATACGGATCCTGAGAAGATTAAGATGGCAGGAAATGCAGCCCACCTGGGTGCAATTCGCGCCCTTCTCAATCAGGGGACCTTTGCCGAGGGGGCAGAGCTTGCCCGCCGGATTCAACATGTCGAACTGGGCGGGGACAAAACCTTTACGAACTTTTTCATGAGAAGTATGTATTTGGAGCCAACTGACTAAAGGGATAACCTTGTCTTTGGACCAAGCCAGGACTTCTTTAGTCTTTGCGGAGGAAGAGTTTATCATAATTTTCTTTGAGATAATCCCTTATCTCGAAGGCATTTTCAAAATAATAGTCTGCAGCAATTTCACTGGCAAATTCTTCAGTAACCGGTGCGCCGCCAACAAAGATCTTGACACTGGGACTTTGCTGCCGCACCTCCTCGATGATGCTCTTCATGATCCCCATCGTCGTGGTCAGCAGGGCAGAAATCATCAGGATCTCAGGCTTTTCCTTGCGGACAGCATCGGCAAACTTTTTGGGGGTGACATCAACCCCAAGATCAATGACCTTAATACGAAGGGACATGACCATGGTTTTGACCAGAGTCTTGCCGATATCGTGCAAATCTCCGGCCACAGTCCCGACGATGACTTTGCCAGGCTTATTGGGGCTGCTGGAAATGAGATGGGGCTCCAACAGACTGAGCCCGGCATGCATGGAACGGGTCGCCATGAGAACTTCGGGGATGATCACGTTGCGCTCACGAAACTTATCCGCGATCTCGTTCATACCGGCGATCAGGCCTTTTTCCAGGATGACCTGGGCCGGGTAGCCCATAGATAAAGCTTTATGAGTTAAATCATAAGTTATTTCAGCTTCTCCTTCTAAAATGGAATGCTTCAATTGATTAAGGATCATTGTTTACTTCCTTTCATCGTTTAAAATAGGCTGTTTCTATAGACTAAAGGCGTAACTCCTATATATTTGCGGAAGACTTTGGCAAAATGACTCTGGTTTTGAAAGCCGACGGCCAATGCCACATCTTTGACACTGAATTCGGGTTTTTTCAAGAGTTCCACGGCTTTCTCCACCCGGACGCGGGTTAAGTAATCATTAAATGTACAATCCAATTGCTGCCGAAAGAGTCTGGAAAGGTGAGAAGGACTGATAAAGAGGTGCTCGGCTGCATCCGCAATTGTTAAAGGCTGGGCATGATTGTGCAGAATGAAGGATCGGGCATCCTTGACCAGGCTTAAATGTTTTTTATCAGCTAAGATAAAGATGTTTTCCAGAAACTCATCAACAATCTGTTTAATGAAATAGATGATCTCCTCTACCCGCTCCATATTCTCCAGTTTTTTGTAGAATGTACTGAGAATGGTCACGGCTTGTTCCGCGTCGGAACCTCCCTCCACGGCGGCCCGGGATGTTAAAGCGGCCAACTCAACGATTCTGTCTTTGGCTAATTGGGGCTCACCTGTGGATTTCGTGTAGATTTTGATGATTAAGTTTTCCAAAGTAGCAAAGGCTCTTGATTTATCCCCAAGTCGAATGTATTGCAGAAATCTTCTTTCGTCTTTTAAGATGGATTCATAAGAAATATCCGTTCTCCGGGGGCCCTTTTTGCGCTTGAGTATTTGGTCATGGAGCTGCTGTTGCAAGACCTTGTAGGCTTTCTCCTCTTCAAAGGCCCGAAGATTGTTTTTAAGGATATGGCTGACCACCACAAAGAGAAGATTAGCGGCAGCCTGGGCCTGGTCGGCGGATATGATGGAGAGATTGGGAACCGCTTGATTTAATTCCTCGGGGTCGATTTTAAGCCCTTTACTAATATCCTGTAATTCCTGAATAAAAAAGCGATCCGGCTTCCAGAGGAGAACTTGACCACAGATAATGCTTCCCAAAGTAATGTCTTTGCTAAGGATGGGAACAGCCCAGATCACAAGGCCTGCATGGCAACGGAAGAAATAGGGTTCATCCCATTTGACGGCTTCACTGGTAGCCCGTTTATAGGAATCGATACAGCGTTTATTGCCCTGAGGATTGTTGCGGATGCATTGGCAGAAAGGAGACCTGTCTAAACTTCCCGGAATGGAAAAGGTCTCACCGCGATAGTTGACGGCCTCGATTCTAAGGCCTGTGGCCTGTGTAAAATTGCCCAATATATTTTCCAGGTAAGAAGGATCAAAGAAGCCTTCCAGACTAGACCGATTCATCATCATCACCTATGCTTCTTGAAATTTCAAAATAGAGTGATAACAGGTGTCTATACCATACTATAGGCTAAATGAAGAGAAAAATCCAGAGATAGAGGGGAGAATGGATATGGAAACCGAAACAAATTCCAAGAACAATAAAGTTCTCAATAGGCAGCCTAAAACCGCGAATTGGGCGCTATTGGGGAATATTGATCCCTATGTGTTTATCATTTCAGCTCTGTTAGCGGTGGGTTTTCTCCTTTGGGGTGTGGTTGATTCTGAAGGGCTGAGCCATGTCTCTAATACCATTCTTGATTACATCATTCAGCAGTGGGGCTGGTTGTTCATTGTGGGAATTCTTTTTTTCCTGCTTTTTTGCCTTTACTTAGCCTTCAGCCGCTACGGCGATATCAAACTGGGAGGCCAGGATACCTTACCGGAATACAGCACCTTCTCCTGGTTTGCCATGCTTTTCGGTTGTGGCATGGGAGTGGGGTTAGTATTCTGGTCCATTGCTGAGCCCATCAATCATTTTCTCAACCCTCCGTCTTATGTCAGTGCTCTTAGCCCATCACAGTCAGCTGAATGGTCTTTAGCCATCTCCTTTTTTCACTGGGGGCTCAGCGCCTGGGCTTCTTTTGTCCTGATCGGGCTGGCCATGGGGGTCATTATTTTCCGCAATAAGATGCCGATGCTCTTGAGCAGCTGCTTTTATCCACTGTTAGGGGATAGAATCTATGGCCCTATCGGCAAATTAATTGATATTATTACCCTTTGGGCATCGCTTTTTGGTATGACAACCACCATCGGTCTGGGTACCAAGCAGCTGGCGGCAGGAATTACTTATAATTACGGCATTCCTCAAGGTATTCCCTTGCTTTTAGGAATATTGGCCATCGTCATTATCTGTTATCTGATTTCAGCTTGTACTCCTAACCTGAAAGGAATAAAAATAGGTTCCGATCTGAGTTTAATTGCCACCGGAGGCCTTCTCCTTTTCGTCTTTCTCTTCGGTCCCACGAAATTTATTATGGATATGTTTGTCAACAGTACAGGGGTTTATATTCAGAACTTTTTTGCTATGAGTCTCTGGACGGATCCCATAGGACAGAGCGGCTGGCTGGGCAGCTGGACAATATTTTATTGGGCTTGGTGGATTGCCTGGGCCCCCTTTGTCGGTATGTTCATCGCCAAGATTTCGAAAGGGCGCACTATCAAAGAATTCGTCCTGGGCGCTTTGATCGCGCCTACTCTTCTGGATATGATCTTTTTTGGCATTTTCGGGGGGACTTCGTTGAGCCTTGAACTTAATCAAGTGTCCCAGGGTATTTTGGCCAATGCTATTAATGTGGATATTTCCAGTGCGGTATTCGTTTTGTTTGAACAGTTTCCCTTCCGGGAGATCACTTCACTCATATTAATCTTTGTCATCTTTACCTTCTTTGTCGTATCGGCTGATTCATGCACTATCGTCCTGGGTATGCTCTCCAGCGGAGGGAACGAAAACCCAAGGATTCCCTTAAAGCTGTTTTGGGGAATAGCGATGGGAGCTGCTGCAGGGCTGCTGCTGATGCTCGGGGATGGAGGGTTGGATGCCCTGCAAATGGCCTCGATCCTGGGTGGATTTCCCTTCTTGTTCATTATGTTTGCCATTTGCTACAGTATTATTAAAACGTTAAGAAGGGAAAAATCGACAAACCTTGTTGGAATTCGAGAGAGGAATTAAAGGGAAATGTGGAGAAAACCCCATATTACTTAGGGGATGATGAGTAACCCTGAGGATTATGGGGTGATTTTGTTGGAGCGGAAGATCCGTTACCTTTGGTGGGGAGTTTTAGGTCTTTTGATCGTGGCAGCGGTCTGGAAATTTATCCTGCCTCACAACTCGGCCGTCATGGTGGAGAGGGCGGTTGAAAATCGGGAAATCATCGTTTACGTGTCCGGGGCGGTGGAGAAGCCTGGGTTGGTTCATTTGCCGGTGAATGCCCGCTTGAATGACGCTTTGCAGCAGGTGGGCCCTTTGCCTGAAGCGAACATCGATCAGATCAATCCTGCGGAGAAATTAAAGGACGGTCAGAAGATCATCGTGCCTTATAAACCGGTACTGCAGCTGCAGCCTGCGGCACTTCCAGCTGCTGGATCCCAGGAGCCCCAGGGACAGACCGCCACGGCTAACCTTAGCCCGAGTGCAGGTGCCGCATCAGGCTCCCCTAATTTAATTAATATCAATACAGCCGATGCCGCCGAATTGGATAAGCTGCCGGGGATTGGGCCTGCGCTGGCTGAACGGATTATTCAATATCGGATCGAGCATGGTCTTTTTCTGCAGCCTGAGGATTTGAAAAAGGTTTCCGGTATTGGGAATAAGACCTATGCCAAGATGGCTGATCTGGTCACGGTGGGGCCATGAGGGATCCATGGACTAGACGCTTAGCCGCCTTGCTTATGGGTGGTTTAATAGGAGTTTACACCCCAGAACCCATGTGGTGGATTGTTCTGGGGATTTTCCTATGGGTGCTGCTGCGCATCTTCTTCTGGAGACCCCTGGATTTCTTCGGCCCTGAGTTGCGGCCAGAAATCCTCATCCTCTGTGCCAGTATCCTGGTGGGATTTGGGTTTGGGCAGACGGGAAAATTGGCATTGGCTCCGCCCCTTACTATGAGCCATGTTCAGGTTACGGGTGGGTTGCAGGATTGGTCTCTTCATGAGGAGGGGGCCGTAGGGTTATTCGAAATTCTGGGACCTGTGGATGCTCCGGAGCCATCTCTTGATGGAGAGGAGTATTCAGAGGAAGGTCCGAGGGCTGGAGACTTTTTTAAAAAAAAATACCGTCTGCGGGTTTATTTTGATGTTGAGGGAAATCTTCCGGCGGGGTGGGATCTTGTTCGGCCGGGGGATACGCTGGCATTTACGGCCAAGATCGAGCAGCCCAAGCCTCCGGGAACTCAAGGTCAGTTTGATTATCCCCTGTATAACGCTGTCCGTGGCCTTTCGGGATGGATTACCGCCCAAGGTGAGGCAGAGATACTGAGGACCGGCACCGCTGGCTTAAGCTGGCGGGTTCGGAACCATGTACAGGAGCTTCTGGCAGACTATCCTCAAGCCCAGACCAGCCTGCTGGAAGGAATTTTGTTCGGGGATACAAGCAGGATACCGGAAGGAGCCTTGGAAAGTTATCGGATTACAGGGGTCTATCATGTCTTTTCGGCATCCGGTTCCAATGTGGCCTTTCTCCTGCTCCTTTGCTGGAACTTTTTGTTTTTTCTGCCTCGTTCGTGG
The nucleotide sequence above comes from Desulfitobacterium chlororespirans DSM 11544. Encoded proteins:
- a CDS encoding DUF1638 domain-containing protein; the encoded protein is MKIKLIGCHSTMNEIKALKNDELMACEFLDFNYHAQPAELHKKIQELIDASQDYDLIVLTYGRCSNTLVDLVSPAVPMLIPATHDCIGLLMGSNVRYLELFGKNTRTYFFSQGWLDYGRTPYDEYLEYVEKYGEKKAGKIIQALYGHYNKAMLIKSVGMEMPESYYRKLQKIADFFGWEIEEMEGDAGLLNALVRGEKLEDIVFIEPGQPVTLKHFAESDPT
- a CDS encoding glycine betaine uptake BCCT transporter; translated protein: MGVEKKQNTVLYISSAIALLFVLWGVFLPENMANVVNKVFALLTTNFGWLYLLAVAIFIIFVFGIAISRYGKIKLGADDDKPEFSNFQWFAMLFGGGMGIGLVFWSVAEPIMHFNSPPFGEPGTVEAMQTSMRVVFFHWGIHAWVNFAIAGLALAYFQFRKGLPFLISSAFYPLIGDRIYGPIGKAIDILAVFATIFGIATSLGLGSSQIATGIQYIWGIPASPLTISLVIAVITVVFTLATVSGLHKAMQSIANVKVWLSVAFMVFIFYFGGKVFILNTFTQGLGDYLQNFIGQTFWMGNMDWLGGWTIFYWAWWIAWAPFVGQFVARVSKGRTIREFVFAVTLLPVGFSLIWLGIYGGAAFNLDQISGGLIQAAVNSDYTTALFALLQQMPLYAITGPLAILLIMTCFVGAADSATYVLAMLTSNGDMDPSKKLRSFWGIVQGAMTIVLILVGGTAALKALQTASIASAFPFMLIMLVMCYSILKALRSDHP
- the mtgC gene encoding glycine betaine-specific corrinoid protein MtgC, translated to MTGGIIVSLLDELRQAIIDGDEDIVAELSQKAVDEDLDLVDTVQSGLVKGIEVVGTAWKEGEMFLPDVMMSAEAMKVGLAILEPEIAKKGMSEGESKGKIVLGTVEGDIHDIGKNITGAMFTAAGYKVIDLGTDIKAEGFVAKAQEVGADIIGASALLTTTMIKQKELIEYLKEKNLRDSYKVLVGGGPTSQVWADEIGADGWAETADDAVELANKILAK
- the mtgB gene encoding glycine betaine--corrinoid protein methyltransferase, with the protein product MGQLLPKYNILTEDQVQKIHENTMKILEEIGIEFEYEPALEVFRREGQKVEGKRVYLTREFVESKLKSAPAEFTLHARNPENNVVIGGDNIVFMPGYGAPFIYELDGSRRKTTLQDYENFAKLAGASKNMHLSGGTMAEPQDIPDGVRHLQMLYSSIKNSDKCFMGSAEGKERAEDSVEIAAILFGGKDVIKEKPVLVSLINSLTPLKYDERMLGALMAYAEAGQAVIIASLVMAGSTGPAALAGTLSLQNAEVLAGISLAQSINPGTPVIYGSTSALSDMRSGSLAIGSPECALFISASAQLARFYGVPSRSGGGLNDSKTVDAQAGYESMMTLMAANLTGVNFVLHTAGILQYFMAMSYEKFIMDDEIAGMLLHYMKGYTFDEDGMAFDVIEKVGPGGHFLTQKHTRKNHKREFYTPTLSDRSAYDTWAKDKLEAKQRAHTRWQQILADYVPPALDPEVDAKLQAFIAQRGKEVGEE
- a CDS encoding ASKHA domain-containing protein, which encodes MIIRIKHYGEVKIGDSKNLLLNLFENRIGIDNICNGKGICGKCKVRFIQGVPAVTSADLRYLSAEELEEGIRLACQVKPQKGMEIDVNLSNSFDRKNTVLRRDAQITLDSGLSGISLTIAQPSLEDERGDWDRIVDEYRKVMPEQGLILPSLGVLERLSGTLRKQDYQVTVVTWQNRVIDVQSGHGTALHGLAIDIGTTSVAVALIDLKTGEVLGSVSAENGQTAFGGDVISRIAYAGEGVENRLQLTEAVRSTINTLIDELVRQHKIDRNSIYKMTIVANTTMSHLFLGLDVSNLAVSPYVSVYNQALEFSAKELGLGSNPEAVVQILPNIGSFVGGDTVGALMGAPEVLAQGNHLLLDLGTNCELVLKTEKMMLACSTAAGPAFEGAGIFHGMRAKPGAIEGIRIHEEGVELRVIGDEEALGICGSGLIDGIAQMRQAGIINRKGAFVDPDHKDGSLADELKSRIRKKEDYWEFVFAFGRQHKKDISLGQRDIEALQLAKGAVCAGIKTLVSLAGISLQDLDSIVMAGTFATYLKKESILSIGLTPHTDPEKIKMAGNAAHLGAIRALLNQGTFAEGAELARRIQHVELGGDKTFTNFFMRSMYLEPTD
- a CDS encoding PocR ligand-binding domain-containing protein, whose product is MNRSSLEGFFDPSYLENILGNFTQATGLRIEAVNYRGETFSIPGSLDRSPFCQCIRNNPQGNKRCIDSYKRATSEAVKWDEPYFFRCHAGLVIWAVPILSKDITLGSIICGQVLLWKPDRFFIQELQDISKGLKIDPEELNQAVPNLSIISADQAQAAANLLFVVVSHILKNNLRAFEEEKAYKVLQQQLHDQILKRKKGPRRTDISYESILKDERRFLQYIRLGDKSRAFATLENLIIKIYTKSTGEPQLAKDRIVELAALTSRAAVEGGSDAEQAVTILSTFYKKLENMERVEEIIYFIKQIVDEFLENIFILADKKHLSLVKDARSFILHNHAQPLTIADAAEHLFISPSHLSRLFRQQLDCTFNDYLTRVRVEKAVELLKKPEFSVKDVALAVGFQNQSHFAKVFRKYIGVTPLVYRNSLF
- a CDS encoding corrinoid protein; amino-acid sequence: MILNQLKHSILEGEAEITYDLTHKALSMGYPAQVILEKGLIAGMNEIADKFRERNVIIPEVLMATRSMHAGLSLLEPHLISSSPNKPGKVIVGTVAGDLHDIGKTLVKTMVMSLRIKVIDLGVDVTPKKFADAVRKEKPEILMISALLTTTMGIMKSIIEEVRQQSPSVKIFVGGAPVTEEFASEIAADYYFENAFEIRDYLKENYDKLFLRKD
- a CDS encoding BCCT family transporter, whose amino-acid sequence is METETNSKNNKVLNRQPKTANWALLGNIDPYVFIISALLAVGFLLWGVVDSEGLSHVSNTILDYIIQQWGWLFIVGILFFLLFCLYLAFSRYGDIKLGGQDTLPEYSTFSWFAMLFGCGMGVGLVFWSIAEPINHFLNPPSYVSALSPSQSAEWSLAISFFHWGLSAWASFVLIGLAMGVIIFRNKMPMLLSSCFYPLLGDRIYGPIGKLIDIITLWASLFGMTTTIGLGTKQLAAGITYNYGIPQGIPLLLGILAIVIICYLISACTPNLKGIKIGSDLSLIATGGLLLFVFLFGPTKFIMDMFVNSTGVYIQNFFAMSLWTDPIGQSGWLGSWTIFYWAWWIAWAPFVGMFIAKISKGRTIKEFVLGALIAPTLLDMIFFGIFGGTSLSLELNQVSQGILANAINVDISSAVFVLFEQFPFREITSLILIFVIFTFFVVSADSCTIVLGMLSSGGNENPRIPLKLFWGIAMGAAAGLLLMLGDGGLDALQMASILGGFPFLFIMFAICYSIIKTLRREKSTNLVGIRERN
- a CDS encoding helix-hairpin-helix domain-containing protein, whose translation is MMSNPEDYGVILLERKIRYLWWGVLGLLIVAAVWKFILPHNSAVMVERAVENREIIVYVSGAVEKPGLVHLPVNARLNDALQQVGPLPEANIDQINPAEKLKDGQKIIVPYKPVLQLQPAALPAAGSQEPQGQTATANLSPSAGAASGSPNLININTADAAELDKLPGIGPALAERIIQYRIEHGLFLQPEDLKKVSGIGNKTYAKMADLVTVGP